From Bacillota bacterium, the proteins below share one genomic window:
- the purD gene encoding phosphoribosylamine--glycine ligase, whose product MKLLVVGGGGREHTLIWKLKQSPRVAKIYCAPGNGGIARDAECIPCKAEDIEGLVNFARREKIDLTVVGPEAPLVAGIRDRFEAAGLKVFGPRAGAAVIEGSKVFAKQVMAKYRIPTADFQIFTDAAAALAWVRELEGPCVVKADGLAAGKGVIVARDGGEAESAVRLIMEEKVFGRAGEAVVIEERLEGEEVSVLAFTDGKTVLPMVASQDHKRVFDGDEGPNTGGMGAYSPPPVYTPEIHARVCSEILNPLIQGLAREGREYQGVLYAGLMITEKGPCVLEFNCRFGDPEAQVVIPRLRSDLLEVMLAVLEGRLEEVELEWDERAAVCVVLASGGYPGAYDEGKTISGLDEVPSDLLVFHAGTVKKDGEIVTSGGRVLGVTGFGKTIKEAVARTYKGVGKISFEGMHYRRDIAYRALRREGRGENA is encoded by the coding sequence ATGAAGTTGCTGGTTGTTGGCGGGGGAGGGCGTGAACATACCCTGATCTGGAAGCTTAAGCAAAGTCCCCGCGTGGCGAAAATCTATTGTGCTCCCGGCAACGGCGGAATCGCCCGGGATGCCGAATGTATCCCCTGCAAGGCAGAGGATATTGAGGGTTTAGTGAACTTTGCCCGGCGGGAAAAAATCGACCTGACGGTAGTGGGCCCCGAAGCCCCCCTTGTGGCGGGAATCAGGGATCGCTTCGAAGCCGCCGGGCTGAAGGTCTTCGGCCCCAGGGCCGGGGCGGCCGTAATCGAAGGAAGCAAGGTCTTTGCCAAGCAGGTGATGGCGAAGTACAGAATTCCGACGGCGGATTTTCAAATTTTTACAGATGCCGCGGCAGCCCTTGCCTGGGTGCGTGAACTGGAAGGTCCCTGTGTGGTTAAAGCGGACGGCCTGGCAGCAGGAAAGGGAGTTATTGTGGCGCGCGATGGGGGCGAAGCTGAGAGTGCCGTTCGCCTCATCATGGAGGAAAAGGTTTTTGGGAGGGCCGGGGAGGCGGTTGTGATTGAAGAGCGCCTGGAGGGAGAAGAGGTCAGCGTTTTAGCCTTTACCGACGGCAAAACAGTTCTCCCCATGGTAGCCTCCCAGGACCACAAGCGCGTTTTCGATGGCGACGAGGGCCCCAATACCGGAGGGATGGGGGCTTATTCTCCCCCTCCCGTTTACACCCCAGAAATCCACGCCCGGGTCTGCTCCGAAATCTTGAACCCTTTGATTCAGGGCCTCGCCCGGGAGGGGCGAGAGTACCAGGGGGTGCTCTATGCCGGTTTGATGATCACCGAAAAGGGTCCCTGCGTTCTGGAGTTTAACTGCCGCTTCGGTGACCCGGAAGCCCAGGTGGTAATCCCGCGCCTCCGCTCCGATTTGCTCGAGGTCATGCTTGCCGTACTGGAAGGAAGGCTTGAGGAAGTGGAGCTGGAGTGGGATGAACGGGCCGCAGTTTGCGTGGTGCTTGCCTCCGGGGGTTACCCCGGGGCTTACGACGAGGGAAAAACCATTTCGGGCCTGGATGAAGTCCCCTCTGATCTGCTTGTTTTCCACGCCGGGACGGTAAAGAAGGACGGAGAGATCGTCACCTCCGGCGGAAGGGTGCTTGGGGTTACCGGGTTTGGTAAGACCATTAAAGAGGCGGTTGCCCGGACCTACAAAGGAGTAGGGAAAATCTCTTTCGAGGGGATGCACTACCGGCGGGACATTGCGTACCGTGCCCTCCGGCGCGAAGGGAGAGGTGAAAATGCTTAA
- the purH gene encoding bifunctional phosphoribosylaminoimidazolecarboxamide formyltransferase/IMP cyclohydrolase → MSERLFSGPRHKIKRALISVSDKEGIGAFARQLKELGYHLISTGGTAKALAQAGVEVERVEDLTGFPEILNGRVKTLHPKIHAGILARDLPEDRAQLEQLDIPPIALVVVNLYPFRETVAQAGVTLSQALEQIDIGGPTLLRAAAKNFPRVTVVVNPNRYPQIVQELREKGEVSLTTRLELAREAFWHTAGYDAAISNYLYGINELEEDEACKLTQNPQLQKFPARVMLPLVKLSNLRYGENPHQEAGFYREDTGRPYGVAGARQFHGKELSFNNILDLNAALGIVSEFEVPAAVVIKHNTPAGVACAPNLEDALRRARDADPVAAYGGVVGLNQTVNRETALVLTETFFEAVIAPAYSEEALTVLKTRPALRVLCSGEFTERGRGLDVKRVSGGFLIQEPDAAENNFEKLVRESRVVTKRKPAQNEWQDLFFGWIVVKHVFSNGIVVARERETVGIGGGQVSRVDAACIALEKAGPKARGAALASDGFLPFPDTVKIAAKEGITAIIQPGGSIRDSDVIAAADEAGMAMVFTGRRHFKH, encoded by the coding sequence TTGAGTGAAAGGTTATTTAGCGGGCCCCGGCACAAGATCAAAAGGGCACTGATCAGCGTTTCCGATAAAGAGGGAATTGGAGCCTTTGCCCGGCAGTTAAAGGAGTTGGGCTACCATTTGATTTCCACCGGTGGGACAGCAAAGGCGCTGGCACAGGCCGGAGTCGAGGTGGAGCGGGTTGAAGACCTGACGGGCTTCCCGGAGATTTTAAACGGAAGGGTGAAAACGCTCCACCCCAAGATTCACGCCGGAATCCTTGCCCGCGACCTTCCGGAAGACCGGGCACAGCTGGAGCAACTGGATATCCCACCGATCGCGCTTGTAGTCGTGAACCTCTATCCTTTCCGGGAAACCGTGGCGCAGGCCGGGGTTACCCTGAGCCAGGCCCTGGAGCAAATTGACATTGGAGGTCCTACCCTCCTCCGCGCTGCTGCAAAGAATTTTCCCAGGGTTACGGTGGTCGTAAATCCGAACCGTTATCCTCAAATAGTCCAGGAACTGCGCGAAAAAGGGGAGGTCAGCCTTACAACCCGCCTGGAACTGGCGCGGGAGGCTTTCTGGCATACGGCGGGTTATGATGCTGCAATTTCTAATTATCTCTATGGAATCAACGAGTTGGAGGAAGATGAAGCTTGCAAGCTTACGCAAAACCCGCAACTCCAGAAATTCCCGGCCAGGGTAATGCTTCCGCTGGTCAAACTGAGTAACCTGCGCTACGGAGAAAACCCCCACCAGGAGGCGGGCTTTTACCGGGAAGACACGGGAAGGCCGTATGGGGTTGCGGGCGCCCGCCAGTTTCACGGCAAAGAGCTTTCGTTTAATAACATTTTAGATCTCAACGCTGCCCTCGGGATCGTGTCGGAGTTTGAAGTGCCCGCCGCAGTTGTCATCAAGCACAATACACCGGCGGGAGTAGCCTGTGCGCCGAACCTTGAGGATGCCTTGAGAAGGGCACGGGATGCCGATCCTGTTGCCGCCTACGGAGGGGTAGTGGGTTTAAACCAGACCGTTAACAGGGAAACAGCACTGGTGCTGACAGAGACGTTTTTCGAGGCCGTGATTGCCCCGGCGTACAGCGAAGAGGCCCTCACTGTTTTAAAAACCAGGCCGGCCTTGCGGGTTCTGTGTTCCGGCGAGTTTACCGAGCGCGGCAGGGGACTGGATGTCAAACGTGTCAGTGGGGGCTTTTTGATCCAGGAACCCGACGCGGCTGAAAATAATTTTGAAAAATTGGTACGGGAGAGCCGGGTCGTAACAAAGCGGAAACCGGCGCAAAACGAGTGGCAAGACCTCTTTTTTGGGTGGATCGTTGTTAAGCACGTGTTTTCCAACGGAATTGTGGTCGCCCGGGAGAGGGAAACGGTAGGGATTGGGGGTGGGCAGGTGAGCCGGGTTGATGCCGCCTGCATAGCGCTTGAAAAAGCGGGGCCGAAGGCAAGGGGCGCCGCGCTGGCATCGGATGGCTTCCTTCCTTTTCCCGATACCGTAAAAATTGCAGCAAAAGAAGGAATAACGGCAATCATCCAGCCGGGGGGCTCCATCCGGGATTCCGATGTGATTGCCGCCGCAGATGAGGCGGGAATGGCGATGGTCTTTACCGGCCGGCGCCACTTTAAACATTAA
- the purN gene encoding phosphoribosylglycinamide formyltransferase codes for MDALRLAVLVSGRGTNLQAILDAIESGALTAEVVAVLSDRADPPAFRWAREKGIPTVFVDPGRFSSRENYDAALAREVRCFQADTVALAGFMRVLTPVFLNAFPGRVVNIHPALLPAFPGLNAQRQALVHGVRFSGCTVHFVDAGVDTGPIILQAVVPVYQDDTPETLAARILAKEHLTYPAALQLLAEGRLRIAGRRVFINRDGRTPRRPRDCVEEWEEIKDWRKEALPFE; via the coding sequence ATGGACGCACTCCGGCTTGCCGTGCTGGTCTCCGGGCGGGGGACAAACCTGCAGGCGATTTTGGATGCAATCGAAAGCGGTGCCTTAACTGCTGAAGTTGTTGCGGTTCTCAGCGACCGCGCGGACCCCCCGGCCTTCCGGTGGGCGCGGGAAAAGGGGATTCCAACGGTTTTTGTGGATCCCGGCCGGTTTTCCAGCCGGGAGAATTACGATGCGGCTCTTGCCCGGGAGGTCCGGTGCTTCCAGGCAGATACTGTTGCCCTTGCCGGGTTTATGCGGGTTCTGACTCCGGTTTTCCTGAATGCTTTTCCCGGGCGCGTCGTCAACATTCACCCCGCCCTTTTACCTGCCTTTCCAGGCCTGAACGCCCAGCGTCAGGCTTTAGTGCACGGGGTTCGCTTCAGCGGATGTACGGTGCATTTTGTAGATGCGGGAGTAGATACCGGACCCATCATCCTCCAGGCAGTGGTGCCCGTTTACCAGGACGATACGCCGGAAACACTGGCGGCGCGCATCCTGGCGAAGGAGCACCTGACCTACCCGGCCGCCCTCCAGCTCCTTGCCGAGGGCAGGCTTCGGATCGCGGGGCGGCGGGTCTTCATTAACCGGGATGGGCGTACCCCCCGGCGTCCCAGGGACTGCGTGGAGGAGTGGGAAGAAATAAAAGATTGGCGAAAGGAGGCGCTTCCCTTTGAGTGA
- the purM gene encoding phosphoribosylformylglycinamidine cyclo-ligase, with product MKEKDLVKKSFYQVAGVDIDAGNRAVELIKKHAATTRRPGVLGGIGGFAGLFALDPGRYREPVLVSGTDGVGTKLRVAQMMGKHDTVGIDLVAMCVNDILVCGAEPLFFLDYLACSKLVPEQVAEVVAGIAAGCREAGCALIGGETAEMPGFYRAGEYDLAGFAVGVVERDQIWDGGNILAGDAVLGIASTGLHSNGYSLARRVLFEESGYQVDTFLPELGRTVGEELLLPTRIYAKTVLGLKETFGPGVVKGTAHITGGGLLENIPRVLPGGLGVVIRRESWRVPPVFELIQARGKVPSGEMYRVFNMGIGFVLFTRASEAGAVKRALQEMGETVFFLGEVQPGSGVTLI from the coding sequence ATGAAAGAAAAAGATCTGGTGAAAAAATCTTTTTATCAGGTTGCAGGCGTGGACATTGATGCCGGAAACCGGGCCGTGGAACTGATTAAAAAACATGCCGCAACAACCCGGCGGCCCGGGGTGCTGGGAGGAATCGGAGGGTTTGCCGGGCTTTTTGCGCTGGATCCGGGGCGCTACCGCGAGCCGGTCCTGGTATCTGGTACCGACGGAGTGGGAACGAAACTCCGGGTTGCCCAGATGATGGGGAAGCACGATACGGTCGGAATCGACCTGGTGGCGATGTGCGTGAATGATATTCTCGTCTGCGGCGCCGAACCCCTCTTCTTTTTGGATTACCTGGCATGCAGCAAACTTGTTCCCGAACAGGTGGCCGAGGTAGTGGCGGGGATTGCAGCCGGCTGCCGGGAGGCGGGCTGCGCTTTAATCGGGGGTGAAACCGCGGAGATGCCCGGCTTTTACCGGGCAGGGGAATACGATCTGGCCGGATTTGCGGTTGGCGTCGTCGAGCGGGACCAGATCTGGGATGGTGGAAATATTCTGGCAGGAGACGCCGTCCTGGGCATCGCCTCAACAGGACTTCACAGCAACGGTTATTCCCTGGCACGCCGCGTCCTTTTTGAAGAGAGCGGCTATCAGGTTGACACTTTTCTTCCCGAACTGGGGCGCACCGTCGGAGAGGAGCTTTTGCTTCCCACCCGGATCTACGCAAAAACAGTGCTCGGGTTGAAAGAAACCTTCGGGCCGGGAGTTGTAAAAGGTACCGCCCACATTACAGGAGGGGGATTGCTTGAAAACATCCCCCGGGTGCTTCCCGGCGGATTGGGTGTTGTAATCCGGCGGGAAAGCTGGCGGGTTCCCCCTGTTTTTGAACTCATTCAGGCGAGGGGAAAGGTTCCCTCCGGGGAAATGTACCGGGTTTTCAACATGGGGATCGGATTTGTTTTATTTACCCGGGCAAGCGAGGCCGGGGCGGTAAAGCGCGCCCTCCAGGAGATGGGAGAAACAGTATTCTTTCTCGGGGAGGTCCAGCCGGGTTCCGGTGTTACCCTGATTTGA
- the purF gene encoding amidophosphoribosyltransferase produces MLEDDKPREACGIFGIYAPGLDVARLTYFGLYSLQHRGQESAGIAVSDGRRINCHRGMGLVGEVFTEDLLGRMHGPLAIGHVRYSTTGESTVENAQPLVFHYQQGMLALGHNGNLTNYAVLRKKLAEAGAVFQSTTDSELIVSILARTCNHSLAEGILKTMGEIEGAYSLVVMTESQLYGIRDPYGVRPLCLGRLDQGYVLASESCALDTVGAQFVRDLEPGEVVLIDGNGVTSLRALNLTRRALCIFEFVYFARPDSVIDGLGVNQARHALGRELAREYRIEADLVVPVPDSATSSALAYAAATQIPFCEGLIKNRYVGRTFIRPTQEMRDLGVRLKLNPVREVLDGKRVIMIDDSIVRGTTSSKIVQMIREAGAREVHMLVSSPPILYPCYYGIDTSRRGELIAAQHGLSEIREFIGADSLNYLSLEGLFAAMAPLASRDFCVACFNGCYPMAPPAE; encoded by the coding sequence ATGCTTGAAGATGACAAACCCCGTGAGGCGTGCGGTATTTTTGGCATCTACGCCCCGGGGCTTGATGTAGCGCGTCTTACTTATTTTGGCCTGTATTCCCTCCAGCACCGGGGTCAGGAAAGCGCAGGCATTGCTGTAAGCGACGGCAGAAGGATCAACTGCCACCGGGGCATGGGTCTGGTTGGCGAGGTTTTTACCGAAGACCTGCTTGGCAGGATGCATGGACCCCTGGCCATCGGCCATGTCCGGTACTCCACAACGGGAGAGAGCACCGTTGAAAATGCTCAGCCTCTCGTCTTCCACTACCAGCAGGGGATGCTCGCCCTGGGTCACAACGGGAATTTAACCAATTACGCCGTGCTCCGCAAGAAACTGGCCGAAGCGGGGGCGGTTTTCCAGTCGACCACCGACAGTGAACTGATTGTAAGTATCCTGGCCCGCACCTGTAATCATAGTTTAGCCGAGGGAATCTTAAAAACCATGGGGGAAATTGAAGGGGCTTACTCTCTCGTGGTGATGACTGAAAGCCAGTTGTACGGAATTCGCGATCCCTACGGAGTGCGCCCCCTCTGCCTGGGCCGGTTGGATCAGGGGTATGTCCTGGCATCCGAGTCGTGCGCTTTGGACACGGTTGGGGCACAGTTTGTCAGAGACCTTGAGCCGGGGGAGGTGGTGCTCATCGATGGAAATGGCGTTACAAGCCTGCGCGCCCTTAACCTCACCCGGCGTGCCCTGTGTATTTTTGAATTTGTCTACTTTGCCCGGCCGGATAGCGTGATTGACGGCCTTGGCGTGAATCAAGCCCGTCACGCCCTGGGCCGGGAGCTGGCCCGGGAATACCGGATCGAGGCGGACCTGGTGGTTCCCGTCCCGGATTCCGCAACCAGTTCTGCCCTGGCTTATGCTGCTGCGACACAGATCCCCTTCTGTGAGGGGCTGATCAAAAACCGTTATGTGGGGCGCACTTTCATCCGGCCCACCCAGGAGATGCGCGACCTGGGGGTGAGGTTGAAGCTCAACCCCGTGCGGGAGGTGCTGGACGGCAAAAGGGTGATCATGATCGATGACTCCATTGTTCGGGGAACGACCTCCAGCAAAATCGTCCAGATGATCCGGGAGGCGGGAGCACGGGAGGTCCACATGCTGGTGAGCTCACCCCCTATCCTTTATCCGTGCTATTACGGGATCGATACTTCCCGGCGGGGGGAACTGATCGCCGCCCAGCATGGGCTGAGCGAGATCCGGGAGTTCATCGGGGCTGATAGCCTTAACTACCTGAGTCTCGAAGGGCTTTTCGCGGCGATGGCACCCCTGGCCTCCCGGGATTTCTGTGTTGCCTGTTTCAACGGGTGCTATCCCATGGCACCACCAGCAGAGTGA
- the purL gene encoding phosphoribosylformylglycinamidine synthase subunit PurL has translation MGLTREEYDRICQLLGREPNHLETGMFAVLWSEHCAYKNSRPVLKLFPTTGPRVLQGPGENAGIVDIGDGQAVVFKIESHNHPSAIEPYQGAATGVGGIVRDIFAMGARPIALLNSLRFGNLDNPRVRYLFGGVVAGIAGYGNCLGIPTVGGEVYFHPCYTGNPLVNAMCAGLVEHDQIMKGRAAGIGNPVMLVGAKTGRDGIHGATFASGELSEESEQRRPAVQVGDPFMEKLLIEACLEVIRAGCLVGIQDLGAAGLTSSCAETAGRAGTGIEIDVSLVPRREKGMTPYEVMLSESQERMLLIPERGKEELVREIFRRWGLDAVVIGRVTGDGIFRVRDGDDIVAEVPVRALTEEAPVYHRIPRAPEYYQARRDWPVETLPVPGNFNWVLTCLLESPTLASKEWVYRQYDHMVMLNTVVRPGADAVVLRIKGTKKGIALTTDGNSRYCYLDPCRGGMIAVAEAARNLSCTGAEPLGVTDCLNFGNPEKPEIFWQFQEAVKGMSEACRLLEIPVVSGNVSFYNETEGEAVYPTPVVGMVGLLPDAEKHCTTAFRDPGDEIVLLGELAPHLGVSEYLAVIHEREVGPVPEIDLFREKALQGCCRELIGRGLVKSAHDCAEGGLAVALAECCIAGEAGARVEIPLEGREDALLFGEAQSRVIVTCTPRHLSQVEELAQKAGVPCRVLGKVGGNCLIIQDAATKRVLVNLAVKEMEKRWRGSISRMME, from the coding sequence ATGGGTTTGACGCGGGAAGAGTACGACCGGATCTGCCAACTGCTGGGGCGGGAGCCTAACCATCTGGAAACGGGTATGTTCGCCGTTCTCTGGTCCGAGCACTGTGCCTACAAGAATTCCCGGCCTGTGCTCAAGCTTTTTCCCACAACAGGACCGCGCGTTTTGCAGGGGCCCGGGGAGAATGCCGGGATTGTAGACATCGGCGACGGCCAGGCGGTGGTCTTTAAAATCGAGAGCCACAACCACCCTTCGGCGATTGAACCCTATCAAGGGGCTGCCACCGGGGTAGGAGGGATCGTCCGGGATATCTTTGCCATGGGGGCACGCCCGATTGCCCTCCTGAATTCCCTGCGCTTCGGAAATCTGGACAACCCCAGGGTGCGCTACTTGTTCGGAGGGGTCGTGGCCGGGATCGCCGGTTACGGGAACTGCTTGGGAATCCCGACCGTCGGCGGGGAGGTTTATTTTCACCCCTGTTATACCGGGAATCCGCTGGTCAATGCCATGTGCGCCGGCCTGGTAGAGCACGACCAGATTATGAAGGGAAGGGCCGCAGGGATTGGAAACCCGGTCATGCTGGTAGGAGCAAAGACCGGCCGGGACGGGATCCACGGGGCAACCTTCGCTTCTGGAGAACTGAGCGAGGAGAGCGAACAGCGGCGGCCGGCGGTTCAGGTGGGGGACCCCTTTATGGAAAAACTGCTCATCGAGGCCTGCCTTGAGGTGATCCGGGCGGGTTGCCTGGTGGGGATTCAGGACCTGGGGGCTGCGGGGTTAACGAGCTCCTGCGCCGAGACGGCGGGGCGGGCCGGAACCGGGATCGAGATCGACGTTTCCCTGGTCCCCCGGCGGGAGAAGGGGATGACCCCCTACGAGGTGATGCTTTCGGAGTCCCAGGAGCGGATGCTTCTGATCCCGGAACGGGGGAAAGAGGAATTGGTCCGGGAGATTTTTCGAAGGTGGGGCCTCGATGCGGTTGTGATCGGGCGGGTCACGGGTGACGGGATCTTCCGGGTCCGGGATGGGGATGATATCGTTGCCGAGGTCCCGGTGCGCGCCCTCACGGAGGAGGCCCCGGTTTACCACCGGATACCTCGCGCTCCTGAATATTATCAAGCCCGCCGCGACTGGCCGGTGGAGACCCTTCCGGTACCTGGGAATTTCAACTGGGTCCTGACCTGTCTTCTGGAGAGCCCGACTCTTGCCAGCAAGGAGTGGGTTTACCGCCAGTACGACCATATGGTGATGCTCAACACCGTCGTGAGGCCGGGAGCGGATGCCGTAGTGCTCCGGATCAAAGGGACGAAAAAGGGGATTGCTTTAACCACCGACGGGAACTCCCGCTACTGCTACCTCGACCCCTGCCGGGGGGGAATGATCGCTGTTGCGGAGGCGGCCCGGAATTTATCCTGCACCGGGGCGGAGCCCCTGGGGGTTACGGACTGCTTGAACTTCGGGAATCCCGAGAAACCGGAGATTTTCTGGCAGTTCCAGGAAGCCGTCAAGGGGATGAGTGAAGCCTGCCGCTTACTGGAGATCCCGGTGGTGAGCGGGAACGTCAGTTTTTACAACGAAACCGAAGGGGAAGCCGTTTACCCCACCCCTGTGGTAGGGATGGTCGGTCTTCTGCCCGATGCGGAAAAACACTGTACCACCGCCTTTCGGGACCCCGGAGATGAAATCGTTCTGCTCGGGGAGCTTGCGCCCCACCTCGGGGTAAGCGAGTACCTTGCCGTAATTCACGAGCGGGAGGTTGGGCCTGTGCCGGAAATCGACCTTTTCCGGGAGAAGGCGCTTCAGGGCTGCTGCCGCGAACTGATTGGCCGGGGGCTGGTAAAATCTGCTCACGACTGCGCCGAAGGCGGCCTTGCCGTTGCTCTTGCGGAGTGCTGCATTGCGGGGGAAGCCGGGGCGCGGGTGGAAATTCCCCTGGAGGGGCGGGAGGATGCCCTTCTTTTCGGGGAGGCCCAGTCTCGCGTGATTGTTACATGCACCCCGCGCCATCTCTCCCAGGTTGAAGAACTGGCTCAGAAAGCAGGTGTTCCTTGCAGGGTGCTGGGGAAAGTGGGGGGCAACTGCCTCATCATTCAAGATGCTGCAACGAAGCGGGTTCTGGTTAATCTGGCAGTTAAGGAGATGGAGAAAAGATGGCGGGGGAGCATTTCCAGGATGATGGAGTAG
- the purQ gene encoding phosphoribosylformylglycinamidine synthase subunit PurQ — MKFGVVVFPGSNCDTDCYHVIDQVLGHPVSYIWHQEKSLKGYDCIILPGGFSYGDYLRTGAIARFSPVMESIAAHAERGGLVLGICNGFQILLEAGLLPGAMRRNESLQFRCQDTHLRVENAATPFTRRYRPGEVIRMPIAHGDGNYYADSETLARMEQEGQIVFRYCTPEGEITPQANPNGSLGNIAGICNRTGTVLGLMPHPERCSEKILGNADGLRLFRSVLAWWELEQEKGVASCG; from the coding sequence ATGAAATTTGGGGTGGTTGTTTTTCCAGGTTCCAACTGCGACACGGACTGCTACCATGTGATCGACCAGGTCCTCGGCCACCCTGTTTCCTATATCTGGCACCAAGAAAAGAGCCTCAAGGGTTATGACTGCATCATTTTGCCCGGCGGTTTTTCATACGGGGACTACTTGAGAACCGGGGCGATCGCCCGGTTTTCCCCGGTGATGGAGTCGATCGCGGCACACGCCGAGCGGGGAGGGCTGGTTTTGGGGATCTGCAACGGTTTTCAGATCCTGCTGGAGGCCGGTTTGCTCCCCGGGGCGATGCGGCGCAACGAATCCCTCCAGTTTCGCTGTCAGGATACGCACCTCCGGGTGGAAAATGCTGCAACTCCCTTTACCCGCCGGTACCGGCCGGGGGAAGTGATCAGGATGCCCATTGCCCACGGAGATGGAAACTACTACGCAGATTCCGAGACCCTTGCTCGAATGGAGCAGGAAGGACAGATCGTCTTCCGGTACTGCACCCCGGAAGGGGAAATTACACCCCAGGCCAATCCGAACGGCTCCCTGGGCAACATTGCGGGGATCTGCAACCGGACGGGGACGGTTCTCGGTTTAATGCCTCACCCGGAGCGTTGTTCTGAAAAAATTTTAGGAAATGCCGACGGGCTGCGGCTCTTCCGCTCGGTTTTAGCCTGGTGGGAGCTGGAACAGGAAAAGGGGGTGGCTAGCTGTGGCTAA
- the purS gene encoding phosphoribosylformylglycinamidine synthase subunit PurS, producing the protein MFQARIYVTLKKGILDPQGNAVKGALASLGYKNVEEVRVGKYLVLSLSRSDRAGAEKEVQEMCARLLANPVIEDYTYELQEVSV; encoded by the coding sequence TTGTTTCAGGCCCGGATCTATGTTACGCTGAAAAAGGGAATTCTTGATCCCCAGGGAAATGCGGTAAAGGGCGCCCTCGCCAGCCTGGGCTACAAAAATGTCGAGGAGGTGAGGGTGGGGAAGTACCTCGTGCTTTCTCTCAGCCGCTCCGACCGTGCCGGGGCGGAAAAAGAGGTACAGGAGATGTGCGCGCGGCTTCTCGCCAATCCCGTCATTGAAGATTATACTTATGAATTGCAGGAGGTTTCTGTATGA
- a CDS encoding phosphoribosylaminoimidazolesuccinocarboxamide synthase, producing the protein MKKRTVPPRSEGVPEKGDPLYEGKAKRLYLTPDPDLLWMEYKDEATAFDGLKKDVIPGKGELNTLISAHLFALLEAAGISTHFVRLLGPQEMLVKRVDIVPLEVIVRNLAAGSLARRLGLPEGKALLSPVVDFCYKSDELHDPLVTEDQILALGLATPEQVRALRETALRCNEVLRAYLRTKGLELVDFKLEFGLHRGALILADEISPDTCRFWDVRTGEKLDKDRFRRDLGSLIPAYEEVWKRLQGGEE; encoded by the coding sequence GTGAAAAAGCGTACCGTTCCCCCTCGAAGCGAGGGAGTTCCGGAAAAGGGAGACCCTCTTTATGAAGGGAAGGCGAAAAGACTTTACCTGACCCCGGACCCTGACCTGCTCTGGATGGAGTATAAGGATGAGGCGACGGCATTTGACGGTCTGAAAAAGGATGTGATTCCCGGCAAGGGAGAATTGAACACCCTGATTTCCGCCCACCTCTTCGCCCTTCTCGAAGCGGCGGGGATTTCAACCCACTTTGTCAGATTGCTGGGGCCGCAGGAGATGCTGGTGAAAAGGGTGGATATTGTTCCCCTGGAGGTGATCGTGCGGAATCTTGCGGCGGGAAGTCTGGCTAGAAGGCTCGGGCTTCCCGAGGGAAAGGCCCTCCTTTCCCCGGTCGTGGATTTCTGTTACAAGAGCGACGAACTCCATGACCCGCTGGTGACCGAAGACCAGATCCTGGCGCTCGGCCTCGCAACTCCGGAGCAGGTGAGGGCTTTAAGGGAGACCGCCCTCCGCTGCAACGAGGTGCTGCGGGCGTACTTGAGAACAAAGGGTTTGGAACTGGTGGATTTTAAGCTGGAGTTCGGTTTGCACCGGGGGGCTCTAATCCTGGCCGATGAGATCTCGCCCGATACCTGTCGTTTTTGGGACGTACGGACCGGGGAAAAGCTGGACAAGGACCGCTTCCGGCGCGATCTGGGAAGCCTCATTCCCGCTTACGAAGAAGTTTGGAAAAGGTTGCAAGGAGGGGAAGAATAA
- the purE gene encoding 5-(carboxyamino)imidazole ribonucleotide mutase translates to MGIEREAGNNVLAQQEPRIGIVLGSDSDFGMMEETIRVLDDFGVPYEVTIASAHRSPERAADYAREAEGRGIEVLIAGAGMAAHLPGVLAAYTTLPVIGVPLQGGALNGVDALYSVVQMPPGVPVAAVAINGARNAALLAVQMLSLRDSDLRAKLRVYKARMAAEVAAKSTALQERLLHDRG, encoded by the coding sequence ATGGGGATCGAAAGAGAAGCGGGTAACAATGTGTTGGCGCAGCAGGAGCCGCGCATCGGGATTGTGCTGGGAAGTGATTCCGACTTCGGGATGATGGAAGAAACGATTCGCGTCCTGGATGATTTTGGGGTTCCTTACGAAGTAACGATTGCCTCAGCTCACCGCAGTCCGGAACGGGCCGCGGACTACGCCCGGGAGGCGGAAGGGCGGGGGATCGAAGTCCTCATCGCAGGGGCAGGGATGGCGGCCCACCTGCCGGGTGTGCTTGCCGCTTACACCACCCTTCCCGTGATCGGCGTTCCCCTGCAGGGAGGAGCCCTCAACGGCGTCGATGCCCTTTATTCCGTCGTTCAGATGCCGCCCGGGGTCCCTGTGGCTGCTGTAGCCATTAACGGGGCGCGCAACGCCGCCCTCCTCGCCGTCCAGATGCTCAGTTTAAGGGATTCCGATCTGCGCGCAAAGCTTCGGGTTTATAAAGCGAGGATGGCCGCAGAAGTGGCCGCCAAATCCACAGCACTCCAGGAAAGACTGCTGCATGACAGGGGATGA